The Metabacillus litoralis genome contains a region encoding:
- a CDS encoding MBL fold metallo-hydrolase — protein sequence MPMTSVTSGMGIEVVPDVFCLSVQIVNVVFIGDPKKSNEFVLVDAGMPGSHELIISEAEKRFGEGCKPTSIVLTHGHFDHVGALKELLNKWDVPVYAHPLEAPYLSGRSDYPPPNQEAEGLVAKMSPMFPRHSIDVSSNLELLNEEGFIPSLADWRFIHTPGHTPGHISLFRESDRALIVGDAFTTVEQESLYDVMTQKQEMHGPPAYFTTDWKAAEESVKKLQSVNPSIAVSGHGLPIADDELTTNLKKLVDTFAETEVPENKK from the coding sequence ATGCCAATGACTTCGGTTACTAGTGGAATGGGAATTGAAGTAGTACCAGATGTTTTTTGTTTATCTGTTCAAATCGTAAATGTCGTATTTATTGGAGATCCTAAGAAGTCTAATGAATTTGTCTTAGTTGATGCAGGAATGCCTGGATCACACGAGCTCATTATATCTGAAGCTGAAAAGCGATTCGGGGAGGGCTGCAAACCTACTAGTATCGTTTTAACGCATGGACATTTTGACCATGTAGGAGCGTTAAAAGAATTGTTAAATAAATGGGATGTTCCGGTATATGCCCATCCTTTAGAAGCACCTTATTTGTCTGGAAGAAGTGACTATCCACCACCAAACCAAGAAGCTGAAGGACTGGTTGCTAAAATGTCACCGATGTTTCCAAGACATAGTATAGATGTTAGCTCAAATCTTGAACTGCTAAATGAGGAGGGTTTTATTCCTTCTTTAGCAGACTGGCGGTTCATCCATACACCTGGACATACGCCTGGTCACATTTCTTTGTTCAGAGAATCCGATCGAGCTCTAATTGTCGGAGATGCTTTTACAACAGTTGAACAAGAATCCTTATACGACGTGATGACCCAAAAACAAGAAATGCATGGTCCACCTGCATACTTTACTACAGATTGGAAAGCTGCTGAAGAATCGGTAAAAAAACTACAGTCCGTTAATCCTTCTATCGCTGTATCAGGCCATGGTCTTCCAATAGCTGATGATGAATTAACAACAAATTTAAAAAAACTTGTTGATACGTTTGCTGAAACTGAAGTACCTGAAAATAAGAAATAA